The Thermoanaerobaculales bacterium genome segment CTAGGGCAGGATCTTGACGATGTCGTTGAACATCACGACCACGAACAGCACGATCAGCAGGTAGAACCCGACCTCGAGGATCCGCTCCTTGGTCCGCAGCGGGAGGTCGCGGCGGATCGTCGACTCGAAGGCGAGGATGGTCAGGTGACCGCCGTCGAGGATCGGAATCGGGAGCAGGTTGAAGATCCCGAGCTGGAGCGAGATCAGGCCCATCAGCCGGATCAGGGTGTGGAGCCCGCTGCGCGCCGCCTCACCGGAGATCCGGGCGATGTCGATGGGGCCGGAGATCTGGCGCATCGAGGCCTTTCTGGTCACCAGTCGGCCGATCACCCGGAAGGTCTCCCGCGTCATCCGCACGCACTCTCCGGCCCCGGCGGCCAGCGCCGCCGGCGCGGACAGCTTGCGGACCTCCGAGGGGTAGACGAGGGCGATCCCGATCCGCCCCTCGCCGCCATAGTCCGCCGGGGTGACGTCGAACCGTCTGGGCTCGCCGTCGCGGGTGACGTCGAGGGTGATCGGCTGGTTCGGATGGGGCGAGATCAGGCGGATGAGGTCGTAGAACTGGGCCACCGGCTGGCCATCGACCGCCACGATCCGGTCGCCGACCGTGAGGCCGGCCCGCGCCGCGGGCTCGCCCGGCAGCAGCTGCACCACCACCGCGTCGAGGGGGGCCGCGATCCCGGCGTAGCCGAACTGGTAGCGGGTGACCGCCTCCGGGGTCATGCGCACGCTGTGGACCTCGCCGCTGCGGTCGACCTCGAGGTCGATCTCCCGCCCGCCCGCGGTGACGAGCGCCATTTCGAGGTCGCCCCAGGTCGGCATCGGCCGGCCATCGACCGAGCGCACCAGGTCGCCGGGCTGGAGGTCGACCGCGGCCGCCGGCGAGTCGGGATCGATCCAGCCGATCAGCGGCGGCTGCTCGAGGTAGACGGGGGACTCGACGCCGGCCATGAAGGCCGCGCCCAGGAACACAACCGCCGCGGCGATGTTGGTCAGCGGGCCGGCGAGCAGGATCAGCGCTCGCTTCCAGCGGGGCAGGAGCTCGGTCTGGCTGTGGCCGCCGCCGACCACGTCGGACTCGTCCGGGCCGAGGCCGGCAATCCGCACGTAGCCGCCGAACGGGACCGCGGACAGCCGGTAGTCGGTGCCCCCCCGCTTGATCCCCCACAGGCGCTTGCCGAAGCCGACCGAGAACACCTCGACCGGCGCGCCGAGCAGCCGCGCCGCACCGAAGTGCCCGGCCTCGTGGAGGACGATCAGCACCCCGAGCACGAACACGAAGGCGAGCACGCTCATCAACATCTCAGTGGCGAACCCCCTCGGCGCGGCGCCGAATTCCACGGCCGCTCCCGGCGCCGCCGTGCGCCGATCGCGCCGCGCCGCCGGCCGGCCCGATAGCCGGGCGCGATTTCATCGGACCAGCCCGACCAGCAGCAGGTAGCCGAGGACTGCCGGCGCCGGGTAGAGCAGGCTGTCGGTGCGGTCGAGCGCACCGCCGTGCCCCGGGAACAGCTGCGACGAATCCTTGACCCCGGCATCCCGCTTGAACTGGGACTCCACGAGGTCGCCCAGCGGCGCCGCGACCGCCAGGATGGCGGCGACGGCCAGCACGTGGACCCACGGCAGCGGGACCGCCAGCGCCAACCGCAGGGCGGCCGCCGCGGCGAAGGTCACGACCGTGCCGCCGGCGAGGCCCTCCCAGGTCTTCTTCGGGCTGATCCGCGGCGACATCTTGTGCCGCCCGAGCCGCGTGCCCACGTAGTAGGCGCCGGAGTCGCCGGCCCAGATCACCCCGAGGTAGAGCAGCAGCAGGCGTGGGGCGACGGCCGGATCCGGCCACAGCCGCAGCCAGCCGAGGCAGACCCCGGTCACCCCGAGGAAGAGCACGGCGAGGCAGCTGGCGGCGACGCCGGCCACGCTCCCCTGCGGGGCCTCGGGGCGCGCCAGCTGGGCCGCCGGCAGGACCGTCACGGCGGCCGCGAGCGCGATCGCGAGGCCGGGCACCCCGGCGGCCCAGGAGGCGACGAGGACCCCGGTGAGCGCCGCCAGGGTCAGCCATCGGCAGTGGTGGATGCCGATCGCGCCGGCCATCGCCAGCAGCTCGTCGCCGCCCGCCACGACCACGGCGCCGAGCACCACCAGGAACGCCCAGGCAGGCGCCAGCAGGATGACCGCCACCAGGACCGGGACCGCCAGGAAGGCGAACGCCTCACGCCTTGGCAACCGGCTCTCCGGTCGGGGAAAACACGCTCTCGCTCGGCGAGAGGCCGCCGAAGCGGCGCTCCCGGCTCTGGTACTCCTGGAGCGCGCGCAGCAGCTCGCGCTTGCCGAAGTCGGGCCACAGCACGGGGCAGAAGTAGATCTCCGAGTACGCGAGCTGCCAGAGCAGGAAGTTGGAGATCCGCTGCTCGCCCGAGGTCCGGATCAGGAGATCGGGATCGGGAAGGCCGTGGGTCTCCAGCCGATCGTTGACCCAGGACTCGTCGATCGCCTCGGCCGCGAGCCGCCCGGCGGCGGCGTCGCGGGCGGCGCCGCGGATGACGTCGACCAGCTCCTGTCGGCCAGAGTAGTTGAGGGCGATCTGGACGATCGTGCCGGTGCAGCGGCTGGTCCCGTCAACCGCCTTTTTCAGCTGCCGCTGGACCGAGGGGTCGAGCTGGTCGAGCCGGCCGATCGGGCGCACCCGGAGGTTGTTCGCCTGGAAGGTCGCCAGCTCGCGGTCGATGTACTCCTTGAGCAGGCTCATCAGGGCCACGACCTCGTGGCGCGGCCGCTTCCAGTTCTCGGTCGAGAACGCGTACAGCGTCACCGCCGGAATGCCGAGGCGGGCGATGGTCTCGATGGTCTCCCGGACCGCGCCGACGGCGGCCCGGTGGCCCTCGACCCGCGGCAGGTTGCGCGCCCGGGCCCAGCGGCCGTTGCCGTCCATGATGATGGCGAGGTGGCGGGGCAGGGCGCCCGGATCGAGAAGCTCCAGGATCGCCCGTTCCTCGGTCCCCGGCGCAGCAATCTCATCGAGCGGCCGCATCCCCGTCTCCAGAACTCGGGAGTCTAGCATAGGCCGGCCGCGGCGATGGGCGCGCGCTCTCGCCCTCACCGGTCCCGATCGCAGGGCAGGTCCGCCGCCAGCCAGGCCCCGCCGGGCAGCGGTGTCGCGCCGTAGAAGACCCGCTCCAGCGTGAGTCCGCGCGCCGGCGCGGTCCGGATCGGCGCACCGGGCATCGGCTGTGCGAGCAGGCGTTCGAAATCGGCGTGCTCGAGCTGCCCGCGGCCGACCTCGAGCAGGGCCCCGACCATGCGGCGGACCTGGTAGCGCAGGAAGCCGTCGCCGACGAAGTGGAGGTCGAGGCCGTCGCGGCGGCGCGCGGTCCACACCCGGTGGAGCGTGCGCGCGGTCGGCCCCACGGCCGCCTCGGGGACGGTGAAGGTCGCGAAGTCGTGGGGGCCGACCAGCAGCGCCGCCGCCCGCTCGAGCGCGCCGGGGTCGCTGACCGGAGGCACCACGGCGCAGCGCAGGCCGAGCCACGGCAGGGCCGCCGGCCGCCAGCGCGCCTGGTAGCTGTAGAGCTTGGCGCGGGCGCTGCGGCGGGCGTGAAAGGCGCCGTCCACGGCGGTCGCCGCGCGTACCCGGATCGTCTCCGGGAGCAGCCCGTTGAGGGCGCGGACCAGGGCCTCCGGCGGGATCCTGACCGGCAGGTCGAGATGCGCCACCTGGCCGGCGGCATGGACGCCCGCGTCGGTTCGGCCCGCCCCCACGACCGTCGCCTCGAGGCCGCCGGTCATGGCGGCGACGGCGCGCTCGAGCTCGCCCTGCACGGTGTGCCGGTCGCGCTGGCGCTGCCAGCCGTGGAAGCTCCCGCCGAGGTAGGCCACGGTGAGCTTTGTCCGGTGAGCCATCGCGGGTATCCTCGCATGGGGCGGAGGTGAAGTGAAGGCGACGGCGCGGGGGGCGGTCATGATCGCGGCGGCGGCGCAGCTGCTGCTCGGCTCGGCACTGCTCCATGCGTCGGAGGTGCGGCACTTTCCGGGCAGCTACTTCGACTCGAGCGCGCGCGTCCAGCTCCAGGCCCGGGTCATGCAGTCGTGGCCCGGCCCATCGGCCCTCCTCGAGGCGTGGCGGTCCGGGAATCTCTCGGCACAGCAGCAGGTCACGGTGCTGCTCGGCGCACCGGTTCACCACGACCCGGCGCTGCTGGCGATCTACCGGGACGCGATCCGGCGGCGGCCGTCCCGGATCCGCCAGGCCGCGGCCTACGGCTACCACGACCTGATCGGCGACCGCCTGCCGGACGTCGCCTCCGGCGTGGACGACGGCGCGGCGCGGCGGCTCGCGGCCGAGATGGACGCCCTCGCCGACACCCTGCGCCGCCACCCGCTGGTCGCGATCTGGCTGCAGGCCGCGCTGCAGAGCGAGGGGCGCAGCCTACCCTCCTTCGCGGGCGTCGCCCCGCACCGGCCGGCCGCCGACTGCCTCAAGGCGGTCGACACCCTGATGACCTTCGACGACCTCGACCTGCTGGTCCAGGCCTACCAGCTGTCCGGACGGCGGGCGACCCGGATCGCCCTGATGCGGCTCATCGAGGGGGCGACGCTGAGCCGCTTCGTGCCGCGCTCCGCGAGCTCGACCAAGGCCTGGGGGCCCGAGGTCTACGACGGCGGCATGGTCAGCCTCGATGCCGCCATCGAGGCCTGGCAGAGCGGCGGCTGCGCGGTCGACGCGAGCCGCGTGCTCGCCGCGAGCTTCGCGGCGATGGGCGTCGAGCTGTCCGACCCGCTGTCGCCCGGCGCGTGCGCCTACTGGCAGAACGTGCTGCGGGCCGGCGACCCGGGCTGGTGGGGGATGGCGGCCCGGCAGCTCTACGCCTGCGGCGGGCCGTGGCGGGAGCTGTCGGTGCTCCAGCCCGAGGGCGAGGTGATGCGGGAGCGCCGCCTCGACCTGCTGAGGTGGTTCCGGCTCGACCCGATCGACCTCATGCGCAGCGCCGCTCCGCCGCGGTCGTGACGACGCGCGGCGTAGAATGATGCCCCATGCTGGAGCTGGTGTTCGATGACGATGGGGCCACCCGGCGGATCCCGATCAGGGACGGGCTGACCGTCGGCAGGTCCAGCGACAACGACGTCGTGCTGAGGGACTTCTCGGTCTCCCGCCATCATGCCCGGATGGCCGGCGAGGGCAGCCGCTTCCGGATCGTGGACCTCAAGTCCACCAACGGGGTCAAGGTCAACGACCGCCCGGTCGCCGATGCCGTCCTCCAGCCCGGCGATCGGCTGACCATCGGCAGCTTCCTGCTCACCGTGCGCGACGGCGCGATCGACGACGGCGAGCTCGCGGCGACCACCTACGTGCGGCCGCTGGCCGATTTCAACCGTCAGTTCGGGCTCGAGGGCTCGCCGTCGCTCCCGGCCGCCGCCGGCCAGCGCGAGCGGGTGTACGAGATCATCGCGCAGGTGGCCAAGACCCTGATCCAGGCCGAGGACCTGCCGCCGGTCCTCGACATGGTGATGGACGTCGTCTTCGAGCACCTGCCGGTCGACCGGGCGTTCATCGTCCTGTTCGACGACCAGGGGGCGCCGCGGCTCGAGCTGTTCCGGGCCCGCGGGCCCGGGGGCGGCGGGGCCCCGGAGGTGCCGCTGTCGCGGACCATCCTCGACACCGTGACCCGGCAGAAGGTCGCGATCCTGACCCACGACGCCCAGGCCGACGAGCGCTTCGAGGACGGGCGCAGCGTCCGGATCCACCAGATCCGGTCCGCGATGTGCGCCCCGCTGTGGCTGCGCGACCTGGTGATCGGGGCGATCTACGTCGACTCGCCGCTCCATGTCGGCTCGTTCGGCGCCCCGGACCTCGACCTGCTGACCGCGCTCGCCAACTACGCCGCGGTGGCGATCGAGCGGGCGCGGCTGAACGAGCGGATCCAGGCCGAGCGGGCGGTGCGCGCCCGGCTGCAGCGCTACCACTCGCCGGCCGTGATCGAGGCCGTGCTCGGCGAGGCGGAGCGCGGCGACCGCGAGGTCGCGCTGCGCGAGACCACCATCCTGTTCGCGGACATCGTCGGCTTCACCCCGCGCTGTGAGAGCCTGCCGCCGGCCGAGGTGGCCGCCTTCCTCAACCAGTACTTCTCGCTGGCGGCCGACGCGATCTTCGAGCATGGCGGGACCCTGGACAAGTTCATCGGCGACGCGGTGATGGCCTTCTTCGGAGCCCCCCTGCCGCAGGCCGACCATGCCGAGCGCGCGGTGCGCAGCGCGTGCACCCTGCTGCGCTCGCTCGAGGGGTGGAACGAGCAGCGCCGGGCCGAGGGGCTCGAGCCGGTCCAGGTGCGGGTGGCGCTCAACTCGGGGCCGGTGGTCGTCGGCGACATCGGCTCGGCGAGGCGCGTCGACTACACGGTGCTCGGCAACACGGTCAACGTCGCGGCCCGGCTCGAGGAGTACGCGTCCGAGCCCGGGCAGATCGTGATCGGCGAGGCCACCCAGGCCGCGGTCGCCCACCTGTTCGCGACCGAGCACGTCGGCGACATCAAGCTGCCGGGGCTGAGCCGCGCGATCGCGGTCTACCGGGTGGTGCCCGGCCAGCCGGAGCCGCCGGCCGGGGGGGCGTGATGCGGCTCGAGGAGCTGCATTTCGTCACCTCCAACCCGGGCAAGCTCCGGGAGGCCGAGTCGGTGCTCGGCTGCCGGCTCGCCCACTGCGACCTCGAGCTCGAGGAGCTGCAGTCGCTCGACCTCGAGCAGGTGGTCCGGCACAAGGCGGCCGAGGCCTTCCGGCGGCTGTCGGTGCCGGTCCTCGTCGAGGACACCTCGCTCGAGCTCGCCGGGCTCGGCGGCTTCCCGGGCCCGCTCGTGCGCTGGCTGCTGGCGAGCGTGGGCCCGGCCGGGATCTGCCGGCTCGCCGGCGCCTTCGGGAACCGGTTGGCCGCGGTCCGCTGCGTCGCCCTCGCCAGCGACGGCGCCGCCGAGGCGGTCGGTGCCGGGGTGGTCACCGGCACCATCGTCGAATCGCCGCGCGGCGGCAACGGCTTTGGGTGGGACAGCGCGTTCGCCCCGGACGGCGGCGGCGGCCGCACCTACGCCGAGATGGACGAGGCGGAGAAGAACGCGATCTCGCATCGCCGCAAGGCGTTCGAGGCGCTGCGCGAAGCTCTCTCAGCAGTTGGATCTGGGGGCTAGGATCTGGGATCTAGGGTAGGAAGCCGATGTCCGCCCGGTTGTGAAACCCTAGATCCTATCCCCTAGTTCTTAGATCCTCTTCTTTCCCAGCGTGCTACGCTCCGCCCCGTGCGGGAGGCGCTGGCTGCCAAGCGCGCGGGCGCGGTCCGAGCCATGTTCGGGCGGATCGCGCACCGCTACGACCTGCTCAACCGGGCGCTGTCGCTGGGGCTCGACCGGCGCTGGCGGCGGGCGGTGGCGGCGCGGCTTGCCGCGGCCAGGCCCCGACGGCTGCTCGACGTCTGCACCGGCACCGGCGACCTCGCGCTCGGCCAGGCTGGCGCGGGCGACGTCTACGGGTGCGACTTCTGCCTGCCGATGCTGGCGCGGGCGCGCGCCAAGGCCGTGGCGGCAGCGCGGCGGCCGGCCTGGTTCGCCGCCGACGCCCTGCGGCTGCCGCTGGCCGACGGCGCACTCGACGCGGTCACCGTCGCCTTCGGGATCCGCAACTTCGAGGACCTCGCCGCTGGCCTCTGCGAGCTGGCGCGGGTGCTGCGGGCGCGGGGCCGGGTCGTGATCCTGGAGTTCTCGACGCCGCGCGGCAGGATGGCACCGCTGCTGCGGTGGTGGGTGCGCCACCTGCCGCCGTGCGCCGGGCGCTTGCTCTCTGGCGATGGCGAGGCCTACCGCTACCTGTCGGCGACGGTGGCGACGTTTCCCGATGGTGACGAGCTGTGCTCGCTGCTCCGCGCGGCGGGGTTCGCGGGGGTGCGCGCCACGCCGCTGACCGGCGGCGTGGCCACCCTCTACGACGGCGAGCGGGCGGGCGCGGCGAAGGAGTGACGATGGTCGGCCAGGAGAAGCTGCTCGATGGGAGCCGGACCGCCGGCGCGATCCGCGCCGAGGTGGCTGCCGAGGTCGTGGCGCTGCGCGCCGCCGGCGTCACGCCGCGGCTCGATGTCGTGCTGGCCGGCGACGACCCGGCCTCGCGCGTCTATGTCGGGTCGAAGGCAAAGGCCTGCAGCGAGCTCGGGATCGAGTCGCACACCCACGAGCTGCCCGCGGAGGTGGCGCAGTGCGAGCTCGAGGAGCTCGTGGACCGGCTCAACGCCGACCGCGAGGTCGACGGGATCCTGGTCCAGCTGCCGCTGCCGGCCGGTGTCGACAGCCACGCCGTGCTCGACCGGATCGACCCGGCCAGGGACGTCGACGGCTTCCACCCGCACAACGTCGGGCTGCTCCAGCAGAACCGGCCGGGGCCGGTGCCGTGCACCCCGGCCGGCGTGATGGAGCTGCTGCGGCGAGAGGGGATCGAGGTCGGCGGCCGCCGGGCGGTGGTGGTCGGGCGCTCGGACATCGTCGGCAAGCCGATGGCGATGATGCTGCTCCACAGCCACGCCACGGTGACCATGTGCCACTCGCGGACCCGTGACCTCCCCGCGGTGACCCGGCAGGCGGAGATCCTGGTCGTGGCGGCGGGGCGGCTGGCCCTGATCGGCGCCGACCACGTCGCCGAGGGCGCGGTGGTGGTCGACGTCGGCGTGCACCGGGTCGAGGACCGGGCCACCGTGGAGCGGCTGTTCCCGGGCAACGCCAAGAAGATGGCCGCCTTCGCGTCGCGGGGCGCGGTCCTGGCCGGCGACGTCGACTTCGCGGCGGTGGCGCCGGTGGCCGGCCGGATCACGCCGGTGCCGGGGGGGGTCGGGCCGCTGACGATCGCGATGCTGCTCGCGAACACGGTGCGTGCGGCGCGGCGCCGGCGCGGGATCTGAACGTGGGCGCGCGACCGTTCCTGATCGGGCTCACCGGGGGCCTCGCCTCGGGCAAGAGCACGGTGGCGCGGTTGCTCGAGGCGAGGGGGGTGCCGCTGCTCGACGCCGACCGGGAGGTGCACCGGCTGTACCGGCCGGGGGCGGCGGGTGCAGTGGCGGTGGCGCGGCTGTTCGGCGCCCGCGTGCTGGCGGCGGACGGCAGCGTCGACCGCGACGCCCTGGCGCGGCGGGTGGTCGCCGACGGCGAGGCCCTGGCGCGGCTGAACGGCGCCGTGCACCCGCTGGTGCGGGCTGCGGTGGAGGGCTGGGTGGCCGAGCTCGGGCGCCTCGCGGAGCCGCCGCCGCTGGCGGTCGTGGAGGCCGCGTTGCTGGTCGAGACCGGGGCGGCCGGCGACTACGACCTGCTGGTCGTGGTGTGGTGCACGGCGGCGCAGCAGCTCGAGCGCGCGCTGGCGCGCGGGATGAGCGGAGCGCGCGCCCGGGCGCTGATCGGGGCCCAGCTGCCGATCGACGCGAAACGGGCCGCGGCCGATGTCGTGATCGACAACTCGGGCCCGCCCGGGGCGCTCGCCGCCGAGGTCGACCGCGCCTGGCGGGAGGTGCTCGAGCTGTGCGCCGCTCGTCGCAAGTGAGGGATCCTGGCCCACTTCCGCGTGCGGAAGGCGAGCCGAGCACGAGGAGAGCGCGTCCTGCGGGCGTGCCATTGGTGACACGTTCGGGGTCGCATCTCGCCGGGTTGCACACACCACGCGGAGGTCCCGAAAGTGCCAGCGGTGGCACCCTCGGGGAGCGCCTCGAGGGGACGGGCGCGAGGAGATCTCGAGGTCGGAGCGAACGAGCGGGGACGGGAACGGGCGCGGAACCGGGCATGACGGAGGGAGGGGGGCCAGATCCTAGCCCCCAGATCCTGGATCCTGATGCCCGCTTGCGGGAACAGCTCCGGCCCCGAACCAGTTGATGTCAACGGGAGAAGGAGGCGCGCGATGGCAGAGCCTGTGATCCGGCCCATGGACGACTCGCGGGCGACGGCGGTGGAGCGGGCGCGCGGCACCACCATCGAGGTCCTCCTCGGCGCCGCCGACGGCGCGCCCCGGTTCGCCACCCGGCGGTTCACGATCGCGCCGGGCGGCCGCATCCCGTGCCACCGCCACGACGACATCGAGCACGAGCAGGTGGTGCTCGAGGGGTCGATGGTGATCGGCCTCGACGGGCGGGTGGTCGACGTCTCCGCCGGGGACTGCCTGCTCATCCCGGCCGGGGTCGCCCACTGGTACGAGAACCGGGGCGCGGTCCCGGTGCGCTTCCTGTGCATGGTGCCCCTGACCGACGCCTACCAGACCGAGTGGCTCGAGCCGGCCGCCGAGTGATCGCCGCCGCGCGAGCAGGCCCGGCCGCCACGCCTCCTTGTGACCTGCGAAGGGCGGTCGCGGCGGGTGATCCATGGTCGGCAACGGTGTTAGGATCCGGGCCATGCTCGAGCGGCTTCACGTCCGCGGCCTCGGCATCATCGACCGGGTCGAGCTGGAGCTTGCGGACGGCTTCACCGTGCTCACCGGCGAGACCGGCGCCGGCAAGTCGCTGCTGGTCGAGTCGCTCAAGCTGCTGTCCGGGCAGCGCGCCCAGAGCGACCTGGTGAGGACCGGCGACGAGCGGCTGGTGGTGGAGGGCTGCTTCCGCGTCGAGCCGGGCGGCGAGCTCGAGCGCGCCCTCGGCGAGCTCGGCGTGGCAAGCGAGGGGACGCTGGTGGTGCGGCGGGAGCTCAGCGAGGCCGGCCGCGGCCGCTGCTGGCTGAACGACGTCGCCGTGACGGCCGCGGCGCTGCAGGCGGTGGCGCCGCTGCTGCTCGCGATCCACGGCCAGCACGAGCAGCACGGCCTGGCCGAGCCGGAGGTCCAGCGGGCGCTGGTCGATCGCTTCGGCGGCCATCAGCGGCTGCAGGAGGCGGTGGCCGATGCCCATCGGCGGTGGGCGGCAGCCGCTGCCGAGGTCGAGCGGCTGCGCGCGGCGAGCGCGCGGCGGCGCGACCGGCTGGATGTCATCGGCTACCAGCT includes the following:
- the rseP gene encoding RIP metalloprotease RseP, which produces MSVLAFVFVLGVLIVLHEAGHFGAARLLGAPVEVFSVGFGKRLWGIKRGGTDYRLSAVPFGGYVRIAGLGPDESDVVGGGHSQTELLPRWKRALILLAGPLTNIAAAVVFLGAAFMAGVESPVYLEQPPLIGWIDPDSPAAAVDLQPGDLVRSVDGRPMPTWGDLEMALVTAGGREIDLEVDRSGEVHSVRMTPEAVTRYQFGYAGIAAPLDAVVVQLLPGEPAARAGLTVGDRIVAVDGQPVAQFYDLIRLISPHPNQPITLDVTRDGEPRRFDVTPADYGGEGRIGIALVYPSEVRKLSAPAALAAGAGECVRMTRETFRVIGRLVTRKASMRQISGPIDIARISGEAARSGLHTLIRLMGLISLQLGIFNLLPIPILDGGHLTILAFESTIRRDLPLRTKERILEVGFYLLIVLFVVVMFNDIVKILP
- a CDS encoding phosphatidate cytidylyltransferase translates to MPRREAFAFLAVPVLVAVILLAPAWAFLVVLGAVVVAGGDELLAMAGAIGIHHCRWLTLAALTGVLVASWAAGVPGLAIALAAAVTVLPAAQLARPEAPQGSVAGVAASCLAVLFLGVTGVCLGWLRLWPDPAVAPRLLLLYLGVIWAGDSGAYYVGTRLGRHKMSPRISPKKTWEGLAGGTVVTFAAAAALRLALAVPLPWVHVLAVAAILAVAAPLGDLVESQFKRDAGVKDSSQLFPGHGGALDRTDSLLYPAPAVLGYLLLVGLVR
- a CDS encoding isoprenyl transferase, with translation MRPLDEIAAPGTEERAILELLDPGALPRHLAIIMDGNGRWARARNLPRVEGHRAAVGAVRETIETIARLGIPAVTLYAFSTENWKRPRHEVVALMSLLKEYIDRELATFQANNLRVRPIGRLDQLDPSVQRQLKKAVDGTSRCTGTIVQIALNYSGRQELVDVIRGAARDAAAGRLAAEAIDESWVNDRLETHGLPDPDLLIRTSGEQRISNFLLWQLAYSEIYFCPVLWPDFGKRELLRALQEYQSRERRFGGLSPSESVFSPTGEPVAKA
- the truA gene encoding tRNA pseudouridine(38-40) synthase TruA, with the translated sequence MAHRTKLTVAYLGGSFHGWQRQRDRHTVQGELERAVAAMTGGLEATVVGAGRTDAGVHAAGQVAHLDLPVRIPPEALVRALNGLLPETIRVRAATAVDGAFHARRSARAKLYSYQARWRPAALPWLGLRCAVVPPVSDPGALERAAALLVGPHDFATFTVPEAAVGPTARTLHRVWTARRRDGLDLHFVGDGFLRYQVRRMVGALLEVGRGQLEHADFERLLAQPMPGAPIRTAPARGLTLERVFYGATPLPGGAWLAADLPCDRDR
- a CDS encoding adenylate/guanylate cyclase domain-containing protein, coding for MLELVFDDDGATRRIPIRDGLTVGRSSDNDVVLRDFSVSRHHARMAGEGSRFRIVDLKSTNGVKVNDRPVADAVLQPGDRLTIGSFLLTVRDGAIDDGELAATTYVRPLADFNRQFGLEGSPSLPAAAGQRERVYEIIAQVAKTLIQAEDLPPVLDMVMDVVFEHLPVDRAFIVLFDDQGAPRLELFRARGPGGGGAPEVPLSRTILDTVTRQKVAILTHDAQADERFEDGRSVRIHQIRSAMCAPLWLRDLVIGAIYVDSPLHVGSFGAPDLDLLTALANYAAVAIERARLNERIQAERAVRARLQRYHSPAVIEAVLGEAERGDREVALRETTILFADIVGFTPRCESLPPAEVAAFLNQYFSLAADAIFEHGGTLDKFIGDAVMAFFGAPLPQADHAERAVRSACTLLRSLEGWNEQRRAEGLEPVQVRVALNSGPVVVGDIGSARRVDYTVLGNTVNVAARLEEYASEPGQIVIGEATQAAVAHLFATEHVGDIKLPGLSRAIAVYRVVPGQPEPPAGGA
- a CDS encoding non-canonical purine NTP pyrophosphatase, with the translated sequence MRLEELHFVTSNPGKLREAESVLGCRLAHCDLELEELQSLDLEQVVRHKAAEAFRRLSVPVLVEDTSLELAGLGGFPGPLVRWLLASVGPAGICRLAGAFGNRLAAVRCVALASDGAAEAVGAGVVTGTIVESPRGGNGFGWDSAFAPDGGGGRTYAEMDEAEKNAISHRRKAFEALREALSAVGSGG
- a CDS encoding ubiquinone/menaquinone biosynthesis methyltransferase is translated as MREALAAKRAGAVRAMFGRIAHRYDLLNRALSLGLDRRWRRAVAARLAAARPRRLLDVCTGTGDLALGQAGAGDVYGCDFCLPMLARARAKAVAAARRPAWFAADALRLPLADGALDAVTVAFGIRNFEDLAAGLCELARVLRARGRVVILEFSTPRGRMAPLLRWWVRHLPPCAGRLLSGDGEAYRYLSATVATFPDGDELCSLLRAAGFAGVRATPLTGGVATLYDGERAGAAKE
- the folD gene encoding bifunctional methylenetetrahydrofolate dehydrogenase/methenyltetrahydrofolate cyclohydrolase FolD; this translates as MVGQEKLLDGSRTAGAIRAEVAAEVVALRAAGVTPRLDVVLAGDDPASRVYVGSKAKACSELGIESHTHELPAEVAQCELEELVDRLNADREVDGILVQLPLPAGVDSHAVLDRIDPARDVDGFHPHNVGLLQQNRPGPVPCTPAGVMELLRREGIEVGGRRAVVVGRSDIVGKPMAMMLLHSHATVTMCHSRTRDLPAVTRQAEILVVAAGRLALIGADHVAEGAVVVDVGVHRVEDRATVERLFPGNAKKMAAFASRGAVLAGDVDFAAVAPVAGRITPVPGGVGPLTIAMLLANTVRAARRRRGI
- the coaE gene encoding dephospho-CoA kinase (Dephospho-CoA kinase (CoaE) performs the final step in coenzyme A biosynthesis.), coding for MGARPFLIGLTGGLASGKSTVARLLEARGVPLLDADREVHRLYRPGAAGAVAVARLFGARVLAADGSVDRDALARRVVADGEALARLNGAVHPLVRAAVEGWVAELGRLAEPPPLAVVEAALLVETGAAGDYDLLVVVWCTAAQQLERALARGMSGARARALIGAQLPIDAKRAAADVVIDNSGPPGALAAEVDRAWREVLELCAARRK
- a CDS encoding cupin domain-containing protein; this translates as MAEPVIRPMDDSRATAVERARGTTIEVLLGAADGAPRFATRRFTIAPGGRIPCHRHDDIEHEQVVLEGSMVIGLDGRVVDVSAGDCLLIPAGVAHWYENRGAVPVRFLCMVPLTDAYQTEWLEPAAE